Proteins encoded by one window of Elaeis guineensis isolate ETL-2024a chromosome 12, EG11, whole genome shotgun sequence:
- the LOC105036306 gene encoding auxin-responsive protein SAUR32: protein MGVHLHLPHLGHEKKKEEGAVGVPPKGCMTIKVGQEGEEQQRFVVPVMYLNHPLFMGLLKVAEEEYGFEQQGAITIPCHVEHFRYVQGIIDRDNAAGSGGHHHHHNGHHFHLAGCFKA from the coding sequence ATGGGGGTCCACCTGCACCTGCCGCACCTAGGGcacgagaagaagaaagaggaagggGCGGTGGGAGTGCCGCCCAAGGGGTGCATGACAATAAAAGTGGGACAGGAAGGGGAGGAGCAGCAGCGGTTCGTGGTGCCGGTGATGTACCTTAACCACCCGCTCTTCATGGGCTTGCTCAAGGTGGCGGAGGAGGAGTACGGCTTCGAGCAACAGGGAGCCATCACCATCCCGTGCCATGTCGAGCACTTCCGCTATGTCCAGGGCATCATCGACCGCGACAACGCAGCCGGCTCCGGcggccaccaccaccaccacaacGGCCACCACTTCCACCTCGCCGGGTGCTTCAAGGCCTGA